The genome window aaggaaggtgaacattcaacacgtttgtgacaaacatgtcattttaatattttgccaattttgtgaaaatgtaatcacaaaacaaaaacaaaacaaaacaaacacacattgtccacatgtactatagacctattaagagaatcatgcattgcggcggaggcataccagtcgccatagcgacatttctagtctttatcattatcattattattgtttatcgttcggttataacgaaatttcgatataataaAAGAAAGCTATACCGGTCTCAAGGGCTTCGGTATATCGGGAATCCACTATTATATTCCACCTTATGCAACCAGTCTACACGGCCCTGACCACTAAAtagcataaaaaacaacaacaacataaagcaattaaatcattcaaaattcacATGAGGGCAAACCAAAATAATTACTTGTCGATGGGTTGTTTTAGCCTGTAACATTTGTAAAATGCATTTAAAATTTTCCACGCCTGTGACATGTGCTGCATAGGAGCAAATCGTTGCAGTTGTTTAAGAATGTTGAACTGTGCGGTGTCTTTGTATTGAAACGTAATAAACTGATTGTGAAATGGCACATACAATACTCGCAAAGAAAAGTTGTTGTGTTTGACACTTatgttttgtcttttatctTTCTATTGCAGAGTCCAAAATCAACCAGATTCTTCTCCTGGCACATCACAAAAAACAACTCCAGTCGCCTCATTTTAACGGAAGAAGACGAAAGACGTCGTTGACACAAACGATCATTTGGAAGTAACGATATACAATCTGGTAGAGGAATTAGTGGTCACCGGTCTTTAGTTTGCTGGCATTCAAAACAAAGCCGTTCGCGCCAAACCCGAAGTGAGAGAAAGAAGTTCACCACCTATTCTCCACAACggaataattatgaatatcaaaACAGGAGACACCATCTGAACGACGCCAATTACGAAAAAAGTGACGCCAATTTTAGCGCACTCTGCTTCCCGTTGATACTGTGCGTGGCAACTTCTGCGGTTATGAAATTGCTGAGTGTGTGCTAGATCTGGGTCATCGAGTGGACATGCAGTCCTGAGCACCTTTTCAAGCAAGACCACTTTGACAATCTGCGGCATTTCTCTAGTGTACGTGGTCACCAGCGGATAGTTGCGTAAGCTGTGAAAGATTCTGTTGCGATATTTTCCGCGACCAGTACCATGTTCTCAATCTTTAATCGacaatatttgatgaaaagaatGAATCCCTTAATCACATCGTGCATTCATCGTTCAGTTCTGTGGAACGGAAAATTGTATCGTTAGGCTGAGAGGCGATGAGAGGTTAATCGGATAACGGGCCATGAGTGGGATTAACCAGATGCATGTTAATCCTGGCCAAAGTGGCCTGCTATATGATCGTCGATCTCTCGAAAATGCACTACCAGTGGTGAGATCAAGAATTATATTTGCACCGGTCTAAGTGCAAATCAGATGAATATGGAGTTGGGTGAAAATGAACGTTATTATTCGATCGCGTTGGCCGTGGATGCACAATTATGGTGAAGAGAATGAGATTGCCGACATGCTTGCGTCACTCACAAAATGGAGCGAAATGCAATTAGCAAAAACCATGCAGTTTCGTCTCACGCACGGAAGAAAGAAGTCCGCGGAGATGGTGCGCCGTTTAGATTTTGGAGACGACATCAATATTTTGGCGATGGTATTGCCACTGCGCGACGCACGATATTCGACACACTCCTGGCGTGGTTTGCCGCGCAAAATCTAATGGGCAAGATTGTCGTCTGTTTCGCAGCGGTTTTCACGCTCTGGACTTCGTATCGAATGGACATCTAACACGGATGAGGTTAAATGCTGATCAGCATGTCTAATCTGACGCATTGATTCGCTTCCCACCTGTTGATTCTATGACAATGTTTTGACTGTTGCAATTACACGACGATGGATGCCTACACGTGGTGTATCGTCGTGCTACTCATCGTCGTCGCGTTGGTAGGCATCCCGGGGAACGTGCTGGTGATGCTGGTGTACCAGCGCAAGGCAAAGCGGTTGAGCATGAACGTCTACATCAGCGGCTTGGCTGTGGTAGATTTATTCGTCTGCTTCCTGTCGGCATACCGGTTGTACTTCTGGATCCATGAgtccaaatttaaaagcaagGCTCTTTGTCAGGTCTTCACCTGGTTAGGGTTTTCCAGCGAAATGATCACGGCGTTCTTAACAACTGCCATTGCTTTCGACCGCTATATGTCAATTTGTAAGCCGCACACTGGCCTCATCACCCCCGTTCGAGCCCTGGTCTCAATCGTCTTGTGTACCGTCGTCAGCGGGCTGCTTAGTCTCGTCTCCATAACCATCTACGGAATCGAGGGTGATAAGTGTGTGATCATTCAAAAAGGATTGTTGCTATACGTGTTCGCAACACTGACGTTCTCGGCCTTTGCGCTACTCATGGTGATGGCCCTGGTATTGTATTGGCTTGTTTTCCGCGAGGTAAAAAAGCGGACTAAAGTGGGCCCGCGCCTGATACAAGTGAGGCCCAGAAATGACAACTCGAGTTCGAACCCTCAGAAGCCGATTATTCTGCGATCGCAGTCAGTGCCCTGCTCTCCCACGCACGGCGCGTCCAGGTTTGACGCGAGGGCCGGCTGGGATCGAACGCGTCAGCTGATGATTTCCAAGCAGCTAAACCAGCGGGTTACTCTGGTCAGAGTGGCGGCTGCTTTCGCGGCAAAGCACTCATCGGACTCAGAACTGGACATCGAACACGTCGAAACTGTTTCCATACATCAAAGCGCGTTTCTAACCACTAATTATACGCGCTGGGACGTCGCCCCGAAACGTAGTAGTGTGTCTGCGTTGACCCTCGCGACGCCAACGCGTTCGCGGGCTGATAGCTGCATCACACAGCTTGGAAGTCAGATAGCTCTCAATGGCAACGTTGCGCTGAATCAAGACTCCAGCGGCGCCCTAGCCATCCCGATTCCACCTCCAGCGATGCGACGACGTCGAACGGGCAAGATGCTCCTTCTGGCGACAGTTGTGTTCGTGGTCACGTGGACGGCACGGTGCATCATGTGGTTGGTCGAAGCTCAACAAGAGGAGTGGTGGGATAACGTACGGGACACCAGCCCGCCCGGCTTTGCAACACTGATCGTACTCCAGCATCTGTACTACACGACACCGGCAGTCAATCCAATAATCTATAGCTACGTCAATCCACGTTTTCGGGATGACTGTGCTAAGCTCCTGAAGAGGCTAAAATGCAGACTAAGAAATGACTTATAACCtttaaagaaaaggaataatCTGTGACAAGCTTTCAAATGAGAGTAGACAGTAACAAAGCCTTATGTACAAGGCAACATAGCATTCAAAGTCGAAGGGAACGCCATGACGTTCGTGAATGTTTTCCATGAGGCATGCCTGAGAGACGCCTATCAGGTCTATGCCGCGAGTTTGTGTCTGTTGCATATCATATTGCTCTTGCTGTATGTATACTTGGCCGCTGTGTCCGACTTGCCGATAAAGCTTAAATTACCTTCACACTTGCCATCGATCTAATATTTTGACGTTTTGTCAAGTTTATACTACTTTCAAGCTTTcgaaaatatttattttgtatcttcCTTCTCTAAACGCAATATTCACATACCTCTTTTGATGAATTTTCGATTTCGATTGGTTGAAAACTGCGGCATATGCTCAACAATTATCTTACTGTTTAAAGAGAACTAAAACTGCTACATAATACACACTATGGTACGAAACTATCCTCTTGGTTTGTAGCGGTACGTATGATAACCTACATATTGTATACTGTTAACCTTTCGCTTCGTAAGAGGCAATCCTTGTCCGATGCAATCGCAATGCAAACGTCTTTGACAGCGCAGATGACAATTTTGTTCCCGGTATGAGTCTGTGAATTGCTATCGCGATTGTGATTGGAAAAGCAAAAGTTGATTTAATTGATTAGGTATATAAAacattattgattgattttattcgGAATATTGTTaatgggatggtatagttttggttgagatgggggattcaaaTCGTAACGTTATGTGAGATAATTGGAAACCACTTTTGAAATAGTAAAGAGCATACGGTTCTAAGAATAATTCAAAGTTCATGcgacgaaaatcggttttgaaatggctgaggtatcaaaaacaaaaaatgaagtaaaacaaagtggttgtATATAATAAAAGGGGgctcccaccttttattaggacctctttgaattcctctaagtcTTAAATatgcatgttctttcatatttcgtaaaaggtatctcattttctcacaaagaagttggaaacctgaagccccatctccaCCACTTCCACTCCTGTAATATAATCTTtaccgtatgtccccaaaaaattacaacgggaccctccgcaattataagtttgaaaataatgaatcaatccaaatacaatttacaaatgaaactataacttattacccacatcttaaaAGAAAACCCATCCGATTtacttcagtggtcaaagagaaatggggagttttgtaaagcatgtcaggaatctcttccctccaagttctgtccattgtgttcacatattAATATTCAGTTCTAAGAGCGTCCATGTGCTAAACTttgaagaatcagacccatgacatgctttacaatgatcAACATTTTCtatgaccacttaaccaaaatGAATTGAGTTTTCTGCGAAATATAGCTAAGATGTTACATTTTAAGAccttgaagtagcatttagacagtttaatcatattgaaagttatcagtgcgaaaatccgattgtaatttttttggggacatactgtattacCTCTTAGGATTTCGACTCCACGCTATGACCCTCAGAGCTACCTTCGAGAATAGGAAGCTTACAAAGTACTCCAGACTTATCATCACTTGTTGagattttgttcattatattCCTTCAGTTCACTGTCTGAGATAAACACTAGCGTGCAATCTATACAGCACAGCACATGTCATAACATCCAGTGTTAATCTAGAGCAATGTGATTTTACAGTCATTACTTGACGAAACATAAAGTAGGCCTATCTGGTATCCAGCGGTCACGAAatgcttgcaaaaaaaaacaaaaaaaaaaaaaaaaacggaaagagAATGGTGCTTGAATACAACAGTCAAATACAACACCATAATACGCGATTTACCCTTAATAAGTGAAAGAATCGAACACAAAGACCGGTCGTGTAAAATATCTTTGAAACGGCATGGGCATCCGTAATATACTATGCAGAAAGTGTTGAAattcgagtttcacgtaaaGTCAGCGGTATCAGACTGTCAGACACAGAAGCAACCACATAATATACGGAATAGATGGAGCAGTGATGTCATCACACCGACACTCTGTCATTGGTTCGTCAAAGATATGCAAATCATATGGACAATAGTTTGTATGATATTGGTGATAAGATTATGTATGTAGTAAGTCATGGAGGCTTTCTCATGCTGGACCACGTCCACTGTCTGACTGTGGAGTTCACTGCCACTTTGCATATAAAATGCGTCATCGACGGAGTCATGTAAGAATGAGTTGGAaacttatttgttttatgacatttaaagggattgtatagttttgattgagacctaacttcaggtttctacaATTTTTTTAACAGATAATGagatgtaatgtaatgtaatgtaatttcaagaggaattcaatgtttatttgatgaaaattggctttgaaatggctgagatatcctaaaagAGCAATCTTGAAAGAAGGTGAGACCCACCTATCATTATGAGCGCTttagtttactttgtttttggatgtctcagccatttcaaaaccgattttcatcaaatagactttgaattcctgtaagaatggcatgctctgtaactatttcataagtggtttcttggtatctcgcaaaaagtaaaaaaaaaaaagaaaaaaaaagaaaaaaaaagcccaatcctcatctccaccaatgctataccatccctttaaagttttcCCACTTCATTATCTTACCTTCATACTTTTATCTTCGAGTACGCCTTGAGAATTTTATTTAATGGACTTGTCGCACTATGAATTGTAACTATCATTGTAAATTCTTATGTCTAACACAACAAATGGAATTGTAAGCAGATTTTGACGAAGAAGAGAGGATTTGTTAGGCATGTGTATTTCCTATTTTCAAAGAATTGATAGTTTTGCTGATATATAACGGGATGAGTATTTTCTATGATACTCAATATTATTTCACAACGCAAATAACCCTGAGATGAGAGCCTCAAAATGCAATACTCATTTCTTCCGAATCATTTGCTGCATTAACACCACTGAAATCTTCAAGCTATTCTCACTTTGTG of Diadema setosum chromosome 15, eeDiaSeto1, whole genome shotgun sequence contains these proteins:
- the LOC140238472 gene encoding uncharacterized protein, which codes for MDAYTWCIVVLLIVVALVGIPGNVLVMLVYQRKAKRLSMNVYISGLAVVDLFVCFLSAYRLYFWIHESKFKSKALCQVFTWLGFSSEMITAFLTTAIAFDRYMSICKPHTGLITPVRALVSIVLCTVVSGLLSLVSITIYGIEGDKCVIIQKGLLLYVFATLTFSAFALLMVMALVLYWLVFREVKKRTKVGPRLIQVRPRNDNSSSNPQKPIILRSQSVPCSPTHGASRFDARAGWDRTRQLMISKQLNQRVTLVRVAAAFAAKHSSDSELDIEHVETVSIHQSAFLTTNYTRWDVAPKRSSVSALTLATPTRSRADSCITQLGSQIALNGNVALNQDSSGALAIPIPPPAMRRRRTGKMLLLATVVFVVTWTARCIMWLVEAQQEEWWDNVRDTSPPGFATLIVLQHLYYTTPAVNPIIYSYVNPRFRDDCAKLLKRLKCRLRNDL